CTCCCAGCCCAGCCAAGGGCCTCAAAAAATGACCAAGGGTTTTTCAGCAGAATCTCATCCTATGGTTTGACACTATTATTTTGTGTTTTTGTAGTTACCGGACTCATTTTGCTGTCGGGCTGCATAACAGATAAGCAAATCGCAGTGAGTGACAAACATTTGTTTGAGTGTGTAAAAATAGGCATGAGCCGTGCAGACGCAGAAAAAATACTTGGGAATTCAGTGCTGGAGGTAGGTGATGAATATCACTACGGAAAACAGCCAAAAATTAAGGGATGGGATTCGCCTGAATCACCTACTTCAATTATAATTATATATTCTTCCGAAAACATTGTTCAATCTAAAAAGTTTTTTGGAGACAATTGAGGATTGAAAAGGGAATAAACGAGATTAATGACATGTAAGTCATTTCTCCAGAACCAAAAAAAGAGGCGGCAACTAGAACAACGCCTTAAATGAGACGATATTATTGTCTAGTCAGGCAATGGCTCCTGGGCCGCCATTCCACCACCGGCAACAAAACCTTTCGACATACATGGCGCTTCCACGTCAACGTAGCCGGGTCATGTGCGATGTGGCATTGCAGTTTGGACCGTTGACCATCCACTGGTATGGAGTACTGGTGGTGACGGGATTTATTTTGGGCCTGTGGACCGCCAGCCGGCGCGGGCTCCGGGACAATTTCGCGCCGGAAAAGATCATGGACCTTGGGCCCTGGCTGCTCGGCGGTGCCATCATTGGATCGCGGTTGTTATCTGTGATTTCGTATTGGCAGGAAGACTTCGCCCGGCAGCCCATTTGGGAAATCTTCATGATCCAGAAAGGCGGCCTGAGAACTGAGGTGCGAGGAATGGGACAAATGAGACGGATGAAACGCATGAGCGGAGGACCAATCTCATATCGGGGAATGCTGATTTATTGGGGGCGGTGGGGGCTTTAGTGGGTGCCTTTGCTCTCCGCCTTCGGGCGGAAGTCGAGCTGAGGCGGCGGCGACGGCACGAACGAGACGTTCTCTTCGTGG
This DNA window, taken from Verrucomicrobiota bacterium, encodes the following:
- a CDS encoding prolipoprotein diacylglyceryl transferase family protein, which gives rise to MALPRQRSRVMCDVALQFGPLTIHWYGVLVVTGFILGLWTASRRGLRDNFAPEKIMDLGPWLLGGAIIGSRLLSVISYWQEDFARQPIWEIFMIQKGGLRTEVRGMGQMRRMKRMSGGPISYRGMLIYWGRWGL